In one Conger conger chromosome 5, fConCon1.1, whole genome shotgun sequence genomic region, the following are encoded:
- the LOC133128749 gene encoding ras-related protein Rab-8A-like isoform X1 has translation MAKTYDYLFKLLLIGDSGVGKTCVLFRFSEDAFNSTFISTIGIDFKIRTIELDGKKIKLQIWDTAGQERFRTITTAYYRGAMGIMLVYDITSQKSFDNIKNWIRNIEEHASADVEKMILGNKCDVNDKRQVSKDRGEELALEYGIKFMETSAKANINVENAFLLLARDIKAKMDKKLPVLSCSKITHNPQRGHSQRIERCKQLFLRALQLMHLDLSVMSQGLTSEP, from the exons ATGGCGAAGACCTACGACTACCTGTTTAAATTGCTATTAATCGGGGACTCCGGAGTAGGGAAGACGTGTGTGTTGTTCAGGTTTTCAGAAGATGCCTTTAATTCAACATTTATCTCCACGATAG GCATTGACTTTAAGATTAGAACCATAGAACTTGATGGAAAGAAGATTAAACTCCAGATATG ggacACTGCGGGCCAGGAGAGGTTCAGAACGATAACAACGGCCTACTACAGAGGAGCCATG GGCATAATGCTGGTGTATGACATCACCAGTCAGAAGTCTTTTGACAACATCAAGAACTGGATACGGAACATTGAGGAG CATGCCTCTGCTGATGTTGAGAAGATGATTCTGGGGAACAAGTGTGACGTTAACGACAAGCGGCAGGTTTCCAAAGACCGGGGGGAGGAG CTGGCGCTGGAGTACGGGATCAAGTTCATGGAGACGAGCGCCAAGGCCAACATCAACGTGGAGAAC GCCTTTCTCCTGCTTGCCAGGGACATCAAAGCAAAAATGGACAAGAAACTG CCAGTGCTCTCTTGTAGCAAAATTACCCATAATCCACAGCGCGGTCATTCACAGCGAATAGAGCGTTGCAAACAGCTCTTCCTGCGAGCGCTGCAGCTGATGCATCTGGAcctctctgtgatgtcacaggggcTGACCTCTGagccttga
- the LOC133128749 gene encoding ras-related protein Rab-8A-like isoform X2, whose product MAKTYDYLFKLLLIGDSGVGKTCVLFRFSEDAFNSTFISTIGIDFKIRTIELDGKKIKLQIWDTAGQERFRTITTAYYRGAMGIMLVYDITSQKSFDNIKNWIRNIEEHASADVEKMILGNKCDVNDKRQVSKDRGEELALEYGIKFMETSAKANINVENAFLLLARDIKAKMDKKLEGSSPQGSGPGVKILEQPKKTSFFRCDLL is encoded by the exons ATGGCGAAGACCTACGACTACCTGTTTAAATTGCTATTAATCGGGGACTCCGGAGTAGGGAAGACGTGTGTGTTGTTCAGGTTTTCAGAAGATGCCTTTAATTCAACATTTATCTCCACGATAG GCATTGACTTTAAGATTAGAACCATAGAACTTGATGGAAAGAAGATTAAACTCCAGATATG ggacACTGCGGGCCAGGAGAGGTTCAGAACGATAACAACGGCCTACTACAGAGGAGCCATG GGCATAATGCTGGTGTATGACATCACCAGTCAGAAGTCTTTTGACAACATCAAGAACTGGATACGGAACATTGAGGAG CATGCCTCTGCTGATGTTGAGAAGATGATTCTGGGGAACAAGTGTGACGTTAACGACAAGCGGCAGGTTTCCAAAGACCGGGGGGAGGAG CTGGCGCTGGAGTACGGGATCAAGTTCATGGAGACGAGCGCCAAGGCCAACATCAACGTGGAGAAC GCCTTTCTCCTGCTTGCCAGGGACATCAAAGCAAAAATGGACAAGAAACTG GAGGGGAGCAGCCCCCAGGGCAGCGGGCCAGGGGTGAAGATCCTGGAGCAGCCCAAGAAGACCAGCTTCTTCCGCTGTGATCTCCTATGA
- the LOC133128094 gene encoding tropomyosin alpha-1 chain-like: protein MEAIKKKMQMLKLDKENAIDRAEQAESDKKAAEDKSKQLEEELNTLNKKLKGTEDELDKYSESLKDAQEKLELSEKTATDAELDVAGLNRRIQLVEEELDRAQERLATALQKLEEAEKAADESERGMKVIENRAMKDEEKMEIQELQLKEAKNIAEDADRKYEEVGRKQVILEGELERAEERAEVSELKCSDLEEELKNVTNNLKSLEAQSEKYSEKEDKYEEELKVLSDKLKEAETRAEFAERTVAKLEKSIDDLEDELYAQKLKYKAISEELDHALNDMTSL from the exons ATGGAGGCCATCAAGAAGAAGATGCAGATGCTGAAGCTGGACAAGGAGAACGCCATCGACCGCGCGGAGCAGGCCGAGTCCGACAAGAAGGCTGCAGAGGACAAGAGCAAGCAG ctggaggaggagctcaACACGTTGAATAAGAAGCTGAAGGGGACGGAGGATGAGCTGGACAAGTACTCCGAGTCCCTGAAGGACgcgcaggagaagctggagctCTCTGAGAAGACCGCCACCGAC GCAGAGTTGGACGTAGCCGGGCTGAACCGCAGGATCcagctggtggaggaggagctggaccgGGCCCAGGAGAGGCTCGCCACCGCCCTGCAGAAACTGGAGGAGGCCGAGAAAGCTGCTGACGAGAGcgagag gggtatGAAGGTAATAGAGAACAGGGCGatgaaggatgaggagaagatgGAAATCCAGGAGCTGCAGCTGAAGGAGGCCAAGAACATCGCCGAGGACGCCGACCGCAAATACGAGGAG GTGGGACGTAAGCAGGTGATTCTGGAAGGGGAGCTGGagagggctgaggagagagcagaggtcTCAGAGCT gaagtgcagtgacctggaggaggagctgaagaaTGTCACGAACAACCTCAAGTCCCTTGAAGCGCAGTCAGAGAAG TACTCCGAGAAAGAGGACAAGTATGAGGAGGAGCTCAAAGTCCTCAGTGACAAGCTGAAAGAg GCAGAGACCAGGGCAGAGTTTGCGGAGAGGACAGTCGCTAAACTGGAAAAGAGCATCGATGATCTGGAAG aTGAACTGTACGCTCAGAAGCTGAAGTACAAGGCCATCAGCGAGGAGCTGGACCACGCCCTCAACGACATGACCTCTTTGTAG